A stretch of Desulfurivibrio alkaliphilus AHT 2 DNA encodes these proteins:
- a CDS encoding sensor histidine kinase, with the protein MIGKLQLSLSCKLIVGCVLTLLITMSITFYLISLRQERLIVQQAENEARTIFRQIIVTRKWVADHGGIFVRQTSQQPWIRPSPFMVNADITDQLGRRYLLQTPAMVTKALADYAKEEETYWFRITSLNPVNPANRPDETERAALEAFSREEIDELMVMETISSDVYLRYISPLYIDRVCLDCHGNYRLNEVRGAISVAVPLSETFAEAARNRRLLFASMGLVVMVLSGSLLLMIRHLVLTPMQTLATAMTRYSRSGHADDAVVLQTGDELEALSHSFASMAGKLSDYHHNLEDKIQIATRDLEQSNRQLLEANRLLAATNLRKSDFIARASHELRTPLTSVKGGMEYLTAKLASLDRDTGQACNRDELLDFLKLIRNNTDRLIRMVNTMLDIEHIEMGTVSSLNIRDFDLALIIWESREELALTAAGKDIELTIQGPQTMMVRADEDRIRQVLTNLLANAVKFSPTNSAVQLCFRQDQEVTLVEVLDRGAGIEPGQEEKIFEKFYRLGDKEGSGLGLAICRSIIEAHGGHIGAENRPGGGARFYFQLPSR; encoded by the coding sequence ATGATTGGAAAGCTGCAATTAAGCCTTAGCTGTAAGTTGATCGTCGGCTGCGTTTTGACCCTGCTGATCACCATGAGCATCACCTTCTACCTGATCAGCCTCCGCCAGGAGCGGTTGATCGTGCAACAGGCGGAGAACGAGGCCCGGACCATCTTTCGCCAAATCATCGTCACCCGTAAATGGGTGGCCGACCATGGCGGGATTTTTGTCCGCCAGACATCTCAGCAACCCTGGATCAGGCCCTCCCCGTTTATGGTCAATGCCGACATCACCGACCAGCTTGGCCGGCGCTATCTGCTGCAAACCCCGGCCATGGTGACCAAGGCCCTGGCCGATTACGCCAAGGAGGAAGAAACCTACTGGTTTCGTATCACCAGCCTCAATCCGGTAAACCCCGCCAACCGCCCCGATGAAACCGAACGGGCCGCACTTGAGGCCTTCAGCCGTGAAGAAATCGACGAATTGATGGTCATGGAGACCATCAGCAGCGATGTCTACCTGCGCTACATCTCCCCACTCTACATTGACAGGGTCTGCCTGGATTGCCACGGCAACTACCGGCTCAATGAGGTCCGCGGCGCCATCAGCGTCGCCGTGCCGCTCAGCGAGACCTTCGCCGAGGCGGCCCGGAACCGGCGCCTGCTGTTTGCCTCCATGGGCCTGGTGGTGATGGTCCTGAGCGGTTCGCTGCTACTGATGATCCGCCACCTGGTGCTCACCCCCATGCAGACCCTGGCCACCGCCATGACCCGTTATTCCCGCAGCGGACACGCCGATGATGCGGTGGTGCTGCAAACCGGTGATGAGCTTGAAGCCCTTTCCCACTCCTTTGCCAGCATGGCCGGCAAACTCAGCGACTATCACCACAATCTGGAAGACAAAATCCAGATCGCTACCCGTGATCTGGAACAGAGCAACCGGCAACTGCTGGAGGCCAACCGGCTGCTGGCCGCCACCAATCTCCGGAAATCGGACTTTATCGCCCGAGCCTCCCACGAGTTACGCACCCCGCTGACTTCAGTCAAAGGCGGCATGGAATACCTGACGGCCAAGCTCGCCAGCCTGGACCGGGATACCGGCCAGGCCTGCAACCGCGACGAACTGCTGGACTTTCTCAAGCTGATCCGCAACAACACCGACCGGCTGATTCGCATGGTCAACACCATGCTGGACATTGAGCATATCGAAATGGGCACGGTCTCCTCCCTTAATATCCGGGATTTCGACCTGGCCCTGATCATCTGGGAAAGCCGGGAGGAACTGGCCCTAACCGCCGCCGGCAAAGACATTGAGCTTACCATCCAAGGACCGCAGACCATGATGGTGCGGGCCGATGAGGACCGCATCCGGCAGGTGCTGACCAACCTGCTGGCCAATGCCGTCAAGTTCTCCCCAACCAACTCAGCCGTGCAACTCTGTTTCCGCCAGGATCAGGAAGTAACGCTGGTGGAGGTACTGGATCGGGGGGCGGGGATCGAGCCCGGACAGGAAGAGAAGATCTTTGAGAAATTTTATCGCTTGGGCGACAAGGAAGGCAGCGGCCTGGGGCTGGCCATCTGCCGCAGCATCATCGAGGCCCATGGCGGTCACATCGGCGCTGAAAACCGCCCCGGAGGCGGGGCCCGGTTTTATTTTCAGCTGCCATCCCGGTAA
- a CDS encoding response regulator transcription factor — MEESAATSTLLAIDDDQDILKVLKANLELHGFKLVTATSLTEARQVLESLQPDLIILDLMLPDGDGLEFCCSLKSIHPQLPIIMLTARDKVSDKVVGLELGADDYVVKPFETSELLARIKARLRSSPGGAPNPVIRAGELEVDLRNQTVSVNGQEIYLTAKEFQLLACLVENRNNLVTRDEIRKRLWRDSKIYSWSRVIDVHIQHLRQKIEKTPSRPRFIITVPGRGYRFAEE; from the coding sequence ATGGAAGAAAGCGCCGCAACCTCAACCCTGCTGGCCATCGACGACGACCAGGACATTCTCAAGGTACTCAAGGCCAACCTGGAACTGCATGGCTTCAAGCTGGTTACCGCCACTTCCCTGACCGAGGCCCGCCAGGTCCTGGAGTCACTCCAGCCGGACCTGATTATTCTTGACTTGATGCTGCCCGACGGCGACGGCCTGGAGTTCTGCTGCTCTCTGAAGTCGATTCATCCCCAGTTGCCGATTATCATGCTCACTGCCCGGGACAAGGTCTCCGACAAGGTGGTGGGGCTGGAACTGGGGGCCGATGATTATGTGGTCAAGCCTTTTGAGACCAGCGAGTTGCTGGCCAGGATCAAGGCACGGCTCAGGTCAAGCCCGGGAGGGGCCCCCAATCCGGTGATCCGGGCCGGCGAGTTGGAAGTGGACCTGCGTAACCAGACGGTTAGCGTCAACGGCCAGGAGATTTATCTGACCGCCAAGGAGTTCCAGCTGCTGGCCTGCCTGGTGGAAAACCGCAACAACCTGGTAACCCGGGATGAGATTCGCAAAAGGCTGTGGCGCGACTCCAAAATCTATTCCTGGAGCCGGGTGATTGATGTGCACATTCAGCACTTGCGCCAAAAAATCGAAAAGACCCCCTCCCGCCCCCGCTTTATCATCACGGTACCGGGCCGGGGCTACCGTTTTGCCGAAGAGTAG
- the lptC gene encoding LPS export ABC transporter periplasmic protein LptC: MRNLLWLLPLLLALGWPLYGARLSDFLAPPPVPVGDDEVRERRPTEEQHFTMEQVRFAQEIDGTLEWRANSRDLRSGAGGEGFFLTGVEAVFFRDEAEQVWIDADHGRYDQALAVLELEDNVRLLDADGFSLRTQALNYYEREGRVSSRVGVEISGDEVSARGQSLDYFLVDGRYELSGEVEFLTVP, translated from the coding sequence ATGCGCAACCTGCTTTGGCTGCTGCCCCTGTTGCTGGCCTTGGGCTGGCCGCTTTACGGGGCGCGGTTGAGCGATTTTTTAGCCCCGCCGCCGGTGCCGGTTGGTGATGATGAGGTGCGAGAGCGCCGGCCGACGGAGGAACAGCACTTCACCATGGAGCAGGTCCGCTTTGCCCAGGAAATCGATGGCACCCTGGAGTGGCGGGCTAACAGCCGTGATTTGCGCTCCGGTGCCGGGGGAGAGGGGTTTTTCCTGACCGGGGTGGAGGCCGTCTTTTTTCGGGACGAAGCGGAGCAGGTCTGGATTGACGCCGATCACGGCCGTTATGATCAGGCGTTGGCGGTACTGGAGCTGGAAGATAATGTAAGACTGCTTGATGCCGACGGTTTTTCTCTTCGCACCCAGGCCCTGAATTATTATGAACGGGAGGGGCGGGTGAGTAGCCGGGTAGGGGTCGAGATCAGCGGAGACGAAGTGTCGGCCCGGGGGCAGAGCCTGGATTACTTCCTGGTCGACGGCCGTTATGAGCTTAGCGGTGAGGTGGAGTTTCTAACCGTACCGTAG
- a CDS encoding KdsC family phosphatase — MAGPDHTTPQSGNVAPRNRLHYPSDCEITQGLRQRSLERAGGPERSYAWKNCLPQAAGIKLLLLDVDGVLTDSTIVYGPEGYEMKSFSTRDGLGIRLLREAGVETGLITARTSETVRRRAEDLQLRHVYQGRGAKLEVWQQVLAAEKLAPEQVAYVGDDWLDLPLLLRAGLAVAVADAVAEVRAAAHYVTRAAGGRGAVREVCELIIEARGMRDKLLADYAR, encoded by the coding sequence ATGGCAGGCCCGGATCACACCACCCCCCAAAGCGGTAATGTAGCACCCCGTAACCGCTTACACTACCCCTCCGATTGCGAGATTACCCAGGGCTTGCGCCAGCGTTCCCTGGAACGCGCCGGCGGGCCGGAGCGGAGTTATGCCTGGAAAAACTGCCTGCCGCAGGCGGCCGGAATTAAACTGCTGCTGCTTGATGTTGACGGCGTTTTGACCGATTCCACCATTGTCTACGGGCCGGAAGGTTACGAGATGAAGTCCTTTTCCACCCGCGATGGGCTGGGCATCAGGCTGTTGCGGGAGGCCGGGGTGGAAACCGGGCTGATTACCGCCCGAACCTCCGAGACCGTGCGGCGCCGGGCCGAGGATTTGCAGCTGCGTCACGTTTACCAGGGCCGGGGAGCAAAGCTTGAGGTCTGGCAGCAGGTGCTGGCGGCGGAAAAGCTGGCGCCGGAGCAGGTGGCCTACGTGGGCGACGACTGGCTCGATCTCCCTCTGTTGCTGCGGGCCGGCCTGGCCGTGGCGGTGGCCGACGCGGTGGCCGAAGTGCGGGCGGCGGCCCATTACGTCACCCGCGCCGCCGGTGGCCGCGGGGCGGTGCGTGAGGTCTGCGAGCTGATCATCGAAGCCCGGGGCATGCGGGATAAACTGCTGGCCGATTATGCCCGCTAG
- the kdsA gene encoding 3-deoxy-8-phosphooctulonate synthase, giving the protein MASVIQPVEIAGRFRIGPGQPLTLLAGPCVIESESIMRQIAGHLKEVSARLGVNLIFKASFDKANRTSLESYRGPGPAEGLAMLAAIGREFDLPLISDVHESGQAAAAAAVLDVLQIPAFLCRQTDLLVAAAQTGKPVNVKKGQFAAPWDMAPATAKVRSAGTGGVLLTERGSSFGYNNLVVDMRSLPLLRQLGSPVIFDATHSVQLPGGAGDRSGGQRRFVPTLARAAAAVGIDGLFMEVHPDPRQALCDGPNSWPLDQVEELLRQVLAIHQLSAAV; this is encoded by the coding sequence ATGGCTTCGGTAATACAGCCGGTTGAGATAGCCGGGCGTTTCCGGATCGGGCCGGGGCAACCCCTGACCCTGCTGGCCGGCCCCTGCGTGATCGAGTCCGAGTCGATCATGCGCCAAATTGCCGGCCATCTCAAGGAAGTCTCTGCCCGCCTGGGGGTTAACCTGATCTTCAAGGCCTCCTTTGATAAGGCCAACCGGACCTCACTGGAATCATACCGGGGGCCGGGGCCGGCGGAAGGGCTGGCCATGCTGGCGGCCATCGGCCGTGAATTTGATCTGCCCCTGATCTCCGATGTCCATGAAAGCGGGCAGGCGGCGGCCGCCGCCGCGGTACTCGACGTACTGCAGATTCCCGCCTTCCTCTGCCGCCAGACCGATCTGCTGGTGGCAGCGGCACAAACCGGCAAGCCGGTTAATGTTAAAAAAGGCCAGTTCGCTGCCCCCTGGGATATGGCCCCGGCCACGGCCAAGGTTCGCTCCGCCGGTACCGGGGGGGTGCTGCTCACCGAGCGGGGCAGCAGTTTCGGCTACAACAACCTGGTGGTCGACATGCGTTCCCTGCCGCTGTTGCGCCAATTGGGCAGCCCGGTGATCTTCGATGCCACCCACAGCGTGCAGTTGCCCGGCGGCGCCGGCGATAGATCCGGTGGCCAGCGCCGTTTTGTGCCGACTCTGGCCCGGGCGGCGGCGGCGGTGGGCATTGACGGCCTGTTCATGGAGGTCCATCCCGACCCCCGGCAGGCCCTTTGTGACGGCCCCAACTCCTGGCCCCTGGACCAGGTGGAAGAACTCCTGCGCCAGGTCTTGGCCATTCATCAACTGAGCGCCGCTGTCTAG
- a CDS encoding CTP synthase yields MKPAQRTTRTKFIFITGGVLSSLGKGLAAAAIGALLESRGLSITFQKLDPYINVDPGTMNPFQHGEVYVTDDGAETDLDLGHYERYTSVSLSQRNNYTSGRIYHTVISKERRGEYLGGTVQVIPHVTDEIKAAVRQLEGEVDVAIIEIGGTIGDIESLPFLEAIRQLRSDLGRENTLYLHVTLVPFIKTAGEVKTKPTQHSVKELRAIGIQPDILLCRTETTLSDELKAKIGLFCNVERDAVITARDVDNIYEVPLWFHKEGLDDKILKQLNVWTGSPRLEPWSELVEKIKNPASEVNIAIIGKYVELKESYKSLHEALVHGGVANDARVVLRYVSAEDIEAHGLEGAATLLAGCHGILVPGGFGGRGVAGKILAIRYAREQKVPFFGICLGMQLATVEFARHVAGLQDADSTEFNPKTPHPVIYFIKEWYDYRTSQVQVRDEATDLGGTLRLGSYPCRLQPGTNAMDAYGEELINERHRHRYEFNNEYRQPLADKGLVIGGTSPDDKLVEIVELADHPWFLGCQFHPEFKSRPMQPHPLFTAFIRAALTHQQDAGQHG; encoded by the coding sequence ATGAAACCTGCCCAACGGACAACGCGAACCAAGTTTATCTTTATCACCGGCGGAGTGCTTTCCTCCCTGGGTAAGGGCCTGGCCGCCGCCGCCATCGGCGCCTTGCTGGAAAGCCGGGGCCTGAGTATTACCTTCCAGAAGCTGGACCCGTACATCAATGTCGATCCCGGTACCATGAACCCCTTTCAGCACGGCGAGGTATACGTCACCGATGACGGGGCCGAAACCGATCTGGATCTGGGGCACTACGAGCGTTATACCTCGGTGAGCCTGAGCCAGCGCAACAACTACACCTCCGGGCGCATTTACCATACGGTGATCAGCAAGGAGCGCCGGGGTGAATACCTGGGCGGCACCGTGCAGGTGATTCCCCATGTGACCGATGAAATCAAGGCCGCCGTACGCCAGCTGGAAGGCGAGGTGGATGTGGCCATCATCGAAATCGGCGGCACCATCGGCGATATTGAATCGCTGCCCTTCCTGGAGGCCATCCGGCAGTTGCGCAGCGATCTGGGGCGGGAAAACACCCTTTATCTGCATGTCACCCTGGTGCCTTTCATCAAAACCGCCGGCGAGGTGAAAACCAAACCCACCCAGCACAGCGTTAAGGAACTGCGGGCCATCGGGATCCAGCCCGATATCCTGCTTTGTCGCACCGAAACGACGCTCAGTGATGAATTGAAGGCCAAAATCGGCCTGTTTTGCAATGTCGAGCGGGACGCGGTGATCACCGCCCGCGACGTGGACAACATCTATGAAGTGCCCCTGTGGTTTCACAAAGAAGGGCTGGACGACAAAATCCTCAAGCAGCTCAATGTCTGGACCGGCTCCCCGCGCCTGGAACCATGGAGCGAACTGGTGGAAAAGATCAAAAATCCTGCCTCGGAAGTCAATATCGCCATCATCGGCAAATATGTGGAGCTGAAGGAGTCTTATAAAAGCCTGCATGAAGCCCTGGTGCACGGAGGCGTGGCCAATGACGCCCGGGTGGTGCTGCGTTATGTCAGTGCCGAAGATATTGAAGCCCACGGCCTGGAAGGGGCGGCCACCCTGCTGGCCGGTTGTCATGGCATCCTGGTGCCCGGCGGCTTCGGCGGTCGCGGGGTGGCCGGCAAGATTTTAGCCATCCGTTATGCCCGGGAACAGAAGGTGCCGTTTTTCGGGATCTGCCTGGGGATGCAGCTGGCCACCGTCGAGTTTGCCCGCCATGTGGCCGGCCTGCAAGATGCCGACAGCACCGAGTTCAACCCCAAAACCCCCCACCCGGTGATTTACTTCATCAAAGAATGGTACGACTATCGGACCAGCCAGGTGCAGGTGCGCGATGAGGCCACCGATCTGGGCGGCACCCTGCGGCTGGGGAGTTATCCCTGCCGGCTGCAGCCCGGGACCAACGCCATGGATGCCTACGGTGAAGAGTTGATCAACGAGCGTCACCGGCACCGCTACGAGTTCAATAACGAATACCGCCAACCGCTGGCGGACAAAGGGCTGGTGATCGGCGGCACCTCACCGGATGATAAGCTGGTGGAAATTGTTGAACTGGCCGATCATCCATGGTTCTTGGGCTGCCAGTTTCACCCGGAATTCAAGTCTCGCCCCATGCAGCCGCATCCGCTCTTTACCGCCTTTATCCGGGCGGCCCTGACTCACCAGCAGGACGCCGGGCAACATGGCTGA
- a CDS encoding septal ring lytic transglycosylase RlpA family protein: MMMMSNQGPFFRPYHPSHGWRLLGLLLVLMVLGACGKPQVISSPTGKSRVEAPHDSPARIPPTQRPYQIQGTTYYPIPSAHGYSETGIASWYGRKFHGRRTSNGEIYDMHAMTAAHKTLPMDTHLLVENLENGREITVRINDRGPFVRGRIIDLSYRAAQKLGMAEQGLAQVRITALGATERYVEDGQLQQRFTATPDFEHGEFYVQVGAFTVAENATRLRDQLQEWGRTAVIREYDHGGRLFHRVQVAAGDTLSGALRLERVLIEAGYTDAFVVAR; the protein is encoded by the coding sequence ATGATGATGATGTCAAACCAGGGTCCTTTTTTTCGGCCATACCACCCCAGCCATGGCTGGCGATTGCTGGGCCTGCTGCTGGTGCTGATGGTTTTGGGGGCCTGTGGCAAACCTCAGGTAATCTCCAGCCCCACCGGCAAGAGCCGGGTGGAAGCACCGCATGATTCTCCGGCCAGAATCCCCCCCACCCAGCGGCCCTACCAGATCCAAGGAACCACCTATTACCCGATTCCTTCCGCCCACGGCTACTCTGAAACCGGCATCGCCTCATGGTACGGGCGCAAGTTCCATGGCCGCCGCACCTCCAACGGCGAGATTTACGACATGCATGCCATGACCGCCGCCCATAAAACCTTGCCCATGGACACCCACCTGCTGGTGGAAAATTTGGAAAACGGCCGGGAAATCACGGTGCGAATCAACGACCGGGGGCCGTTCGTGCGGGGCCGCATCATTGATCTGTCTTACCGGGCCGCCCAAAAACTGGGAATGGCCGAACAGGGCCTGGCCCAGGTAAGAATCACCGCCCTGGGGGCCACCGAGCGTTACGTGGAAGATGGCCAGCTCCAGCAGCGTTTCACCGCCACCCCAGATTTTGAGCATGGTGAATTTTATGTCCAGGTCGGCGCCTTTACGGTGGCGGAAAACGCCACTCGCCTGCGGGACCAATTGCAGGAGTGGGGCCGCACGGCGGTGATCCGGGAATATGACCACGGCGGCAGGCTGTTTCACCGGGTCCAGGTGGCCGCCGGGGATACTTTAAGCGGCGCCCTGCGCCTGGAACGGGTGCTGATCGAAGCGGGATACACCGACGCCTTCGTCGTTGCCCGTTGA
- a CDS encoding DnaJ C-terminal domain-containing protein → MDYYKALGVGRSASPEEIKKAYRKLALKYHPDRNQGNKEAENRFKEISEAYAVLSDPEKRKQYDTFGADGFQQRYSQEDIFRNANINDILREFGINLGGGRATFHGGMGGGPSFFDELFGVGGMSGMGGQAQDFRHFQQDPRRQQMVKGNDLSLELPVTLEEVLHGSEKTISLGHGGKSDKVSVKIPAGIEDGKKLRINGKGAPSPMAGPPGDLLLLIRVKPHPVFSREGRNLVVDQEIPLSGALLGTDIAVPTLEERRLKVKVPAGSKPGAKLRLKGQGLPGAGGARGDLLVRLNLKMPAKLTADQRELVKKLAATGL, encoded by the coding sequence ATGGATTACTACAAGGCTTTGGGGGTTGGGCGTTCGGCCAGCCCGGAAGAGATTAAGAAGGCCTATCGCAAGCTGGCCCTTAAATATCACCCGGACCGCAACCAGGGCAACAAGGAGGCGGAAAACCGCTTTAAGGAGATCAGTGAAGCCTACGCCGTGCTCAGTGACCCGGAAAAGCGCAAGCAGTACGACACTTTCGGCGCCGACGGTTTCCAGCAGCGCTACTCCCAGGAAGACATCTTCCGCAACGCCAACATCAACGACATTCTGCGGGAGTTCGGCATCAACCTGGGCGGTGGCCGGGCCACTTTTCACGGCGGCATGGGCGGCGGGCCCAGTTTCTTCGACGAGCTGTTCGGGGTCGGCGGAATGAGCGGCATGGGGGGCCAGGCCCAGGATTTCCGCCACTTCCAGCAGGATCCGCGCCGGCAGCAAATGGTTAAGGGCAACGACTTAAGCCTGGAGTTGCCGGTGACCCTGGAAGAGGTGCTGCACGGCAGCGAAAAGACCATTTCCTTGGGGCATGGGGGCAAAAGCGACAAGGTCTCGGTGAAAATCCCCGCCGGGATCGAAGACGGCAAGAAGTTGCGGATCAACGGCAAGGGCGCCCCATCTCCCATGGCCGGTCCGCCGGGCGATTTATTGCTGCTGATCAGGGTGAAGCCCCACCCGGTGTTCAGCCGGGAAGGCCGGAACCTGGTGGTGGATCAGGAGATTCCCTTAAGCGGCGCCCTGCTGGGCACCGATATCGCCGTACCCACCCTGGAAGAACGCCGGCTCAAGGTCAAAGTGCCGGCCGGCAGCAAGCCCGGCGCCAAACTACGCCTGAAAGGTCAGGGGCTGCCGGGCGCGGGTGGGGCCCGGGGCGACCTGCTGGTCCGCCTCAACCTCAAAATGCCCGCCAAATTAACCGCGGACCAGCGCGAACTGGTTAAAAAACTGGCAGCAACCGGGCTTTAA
- a CDS encoding diguanylate cyclase domain-containing protein — protein MPGIPKILIVDDQPANLLVMEGLLEGMEAQLVTATSGEQALSLLLEHDFALLLLDVQMPGMDGFETASLLRGRKQTRHLPIIFVTAISKEDKHVFKAYEAGAVDYLFKPINAHILRSKVEIFLQLDRQQRLLAQKSAELDRKVRELLGVKSQLEEANARLNELSLTDALTGLANRRCFQETIHTEWRRAMRNRHPLTLVLGDIDSFKQFNDNFGHLVGDECLVRIAAVIRSPLMRPSDLAARFGGEEFVILLPETDLEGGRHLAETVRQEVEKMSVEHPESGTRLQLTMSFGVSSVVPQPEFSEQDLICAADKALYVAKEGGRNRVQVQGPRAFVKS, from the coding sequence ATGCCGGGTATACCGAAAATTCTCATTGTCGATGACCAGCCGGCCAATCTGCTGGTGATGGAAGGGCTGCTTGAAGGGATGGAGGCGCAGTTGGTCACCGCTACTTCCGGTGAACAGGCCCTTTCCCTGCTGCTGGAGCATGACTTTGCCCTGCTCCTGCTTGATGTGCAGATGCCGGGGATGGACGGTTTTGAAACCGCCAGCCTGTTGCGGGGCCGCAAGCAGACCAGGCATCTGCCGATCATCTTCGTAACCGCCATCAGCAAGGAAGACAAACATGTCTTTAAGGCCTATGAAGCCGGCGCGGTGGACTATCTCTTCAAGCCCATCAATGCCCATATTCTGCGCAGCAAAGTGGAGATCTTTCTGCAGTTGGACCGCCAGCAGCGACTGCTGGCCCAAAAGAGCGCCGAGTTGGATCGCAAGGTGCGGGAACTGCTGGGGGTCAAGTCGCAACTGGAAGAGGCCAACGCCCGGCTTAATGAACTTTCCCTTACCGACGCTCTGACCGGCCTGGCCAATCGTCGCTGCTTCCAGGAAACCATTCACACCGAATGGCGGCGGGCCATGCGCAACCGGCATCCGCTGACCCTGGTCCTGGGTGATATCGATTCCTTCAAGCAGTTCAACGACAACTTCGGGCATCTGGTGGGTGATGAGTGCCTGGTCAGAATCGCTGCGGTGATTCGCAGCCCGCTGATGCGCCCTTCAGACCTGGCGGCCCGTTTTGGCGGGGAGGAGTTCGTGATCCTGCTGCCGGAAACCGACCTGGAAGGGGGGCGGCACCTGGCTGAAACCGTCCGCCAGGAGGTGGAGAAGATGAGTGTTGAGCACCCGGAATCGGGCACCCGGCTGCAGCTTACCATGAGCTTCGGGGTTTCTTCGGTGGTGCCGCAGCCGGAGTTCAGTGAGCAGGATCTGATCTGTGCGGCGGACAAGGCCCTCTATGTGGCCAAGGAAGGCGGGCGCAACCGGGTGCAGGTCCAGGGGCCGCGGGCCTTTGTCAAGTCGTGA